The genomic region GGATCAGCAGAAGAATACCGGTAGTACTCTCTGTCCATCCTAGGACTTCTCCTGCATAGAGAGGAAAGACCGTCTGGACACCTGTCAGGGCAACATAACCTACAAATACTCCCACCCAGCAGAAGTAACGTAGGATAGTTGATCTGTCCTGCATTGCCGCCTTGCCTACATAAACTTTTTCACTGTCAAAGGTACGGATCTGCGGCACAATGATGGAAGCAACGAAAAGGAAAATTGAAATTGAAAGAAACAATGCTGCTGCTGTAAAAAACGGCAGTTTCGTGTTTCTTTCTACCAGCAAGGTACAGACATAGGGAGCAATACCAGCCCCCAGGCTCCATGAAAAATTGAACTTGCTTATAGCTTGGTTCAGGGGCTTTCCTTCCTTCCCTCTTGACAGCCACGCTTCTATGCTCGGCCAGATCATACTCTGGGCAAATCCATAAAGCACGAGAAGAGGCCAAATCAACGGCAAGCTGGTACACCATGCTATAAGAAGCATGACAACGACCAGGCCTATCAGGCCAACAAGAATGACATTACGGGGTCTATGCCGTTCATAAAAAGAAGCAAGTGCAATACAGGCAATACAATAAGAAATTGCAGCAAGGCCTACGGCAATGCCGATCAGGCCAGCCGGCATATTGAACATAGTCCTGAAATGGTAAACAAAATCCAAGTTGACCATGTTGATGGCCAGTTCAGTTATTACCGAAAGCAGCATGAGCGTACCCAATTGTACGGTATCAATCCTCTGTCTTGAAAGTTCCATTATTCTCTCCGATAGAGAGGGAGTTTAGTACCAAAAATCAGGTTTGTACAGCAAAATATAAAAGATTTCCTATATCATATTATCAGAACATCCTTGTGTAACGAAAACAAAAGCTATAGATTGGAAACATGGAAAACAATCTGTTGCACAATGCTCCTTTTTTCAGCGCTCTTGTGGCTTGCCTATTGGCCCAGTTGCTCAAGCCGTTGGTATTGATGGCGACAGGTGAAAAATTTGACCGCAAGATGCTTACTACCACCGGTGGTATGCCCAGCAGCCATACTGCAGGAGTCATTGGCTTGGTAACCAGTGTTGCCATGACCAATGGTATTGCTTCAAGTGAGTTTGCCATCAGCTGTGTCTTTGCAGCCATTGTCATCCATGATGCAATGGGTATACGGCAGGCAGCAGGGAAACAGGCAGAAGTCATAAACGAGTGGAGCAAGCTGCTCAGTAGCCTTACAGATGGTACATTTACCCCCGCAAACCTGAAAACCATGCTCGGACATTCCCTCCCTCAGGTATTTTTCGGAGCTGTGCTCGGCCTGATCGTCGGCTTCCTGCTTACCTTCTTCTGGCCGTTCGGATAAAAAAAGACTCAGAAGATTCAAACAGAAGCAGACATGTGTTCCTCCAAACTTGATTTCCTGCGGAAACGCGACCGTAGCTCGCATTTGTTCGGATGGTTTTTCAGCCTTGTCTGATATGTAGTTGACAGCATAGGAGATGTAATAATCCTGCTACTCTTTGCCGACTCATCAAAACAATAGTTTTTCAAGGAATCATTCCTTTGACTTGGTACTAAAAGCGAATCCAGCAAGTACCATATCTCTGTTTTTTTCAAATAAATGCAATATTCCCCTTGACAATTTATTTCGATTTCGTAATATTCATACTACATCATATAGTACGAATTCGTACTAGTCAGCAACAGAAACAATGGACAGAACAAAATACAGACAATGGAACAGATAGACAAAAAATCAATACACAGGCTTATCTATCTTTTTCCAAAACTAAAACGGAACCTCAACAAGTTTCTTTTGGAAGATCAAGATAAAAGACAAGGATTAAGCAAACTGCAGACATCAGCGGTACTCATGCTGATGTTCCATGGCCCTTCGCGTATGAGTCTCCTGCAACAACGTCTTGCAGTTCCTCCCAGCACGCTGACCAGTGCCATCGATTGTCTGGAAAAGAAAAAACTAGTAAGGAGAATCCACTCATTCGAAGACAAAAGGGTATTGATGGTAGAACTTACAGCAGAGGGTACTGAAATCGGATGGAAACTCAGGAAAGAAAACAACGAAATCTTCAAACAGAAAATAACTAAGTTAAGCGCCGAGGAACAGGATGATTTCTGGCAAGCAATAGAGACGCTTGAGCGTCTTATCAAGAAAATCGGAGAATGAAATGGAACAAGACAAATCATCATTCCTTGGAACGGAAGATGTAAAATCACTACTTTGGCGACTTTCGCTTCCGGCATTCATCGGCATGGGCAGCAATGCATTGTACAACCTGGTCGATACCATTTTTGTAGGAAGGGGAATGGGAGCGACAGGTATCGCAGCCTTGAGCATTGCGTTTCCGATGCAGATGCTCATCGGGGCCTTTTCCCTTACTTTCGGAGTAGGCGGTGCCTCATTGATGTCCATCAGATTAGGACAAGGCAATGAAAAGGCAGCAAAACAGATTGCAGGCAATTCCTTCGTATTCGGAGAGATAATTGCCGTACTTCTTCTCTTGTGCACATATCTGTTCATGGATCCGATACTGAGGATACTGGGAGCATCCCAACAGATTGCGCCTTACACACAAAGCTACCTTTCGATCATCATGATCGGAGGTATACCTCTCACCTTCTCCATGATTACCAACAATCAGCTTCGGGCACAGGGTGACGCAAAGGACGCTATGAGTACCATGCTTCTGGGTACATTCATAAACATAGCACTTGATCCCATTTTTATATTCGGGCTGAAAATGGGTATCAGAGGAGCAGCTCTGGCAACTATCATCAGTCAGTTTTCCAGTGCAGCGCTTGCAGTATATTTCCTTGTATCGGCAAAGAAATCATTGAAACTTGACAAGACATCGTTCATTGTAAAATGGGAAAACCTGACACAAACCGTCTCACTCGGCATGGCAACTTTCATCAGACAAATCGGCATGAGTCTTGTTGCTCTGGTAGTCAATCTTTCCCTTGCCAGATATGGAGGAGACATGTCCATAGCGGCCTATGGTATGATCAACCGGTTGACAGCATTCTTTACGATGCCTCTTATGGGCATAGCACAAGGACTGCAACCTCTCGCCGGCTATAATTTCGGAGCAGGCAAGTACGACAGGATGAAAAAGGGAGTACAGTACAGCATTGTTGCAACAGGTACGCTGGCGCTCATTACCATGTTCCTGTGCATACCCTTCCCCACACTGATGCTTCGCCTTTTTACAAACAACAGCCAATTGCTGGCATTGGGAGGTTCAGCATCACGGATTATCTTTGCAGCCTACCTTTTCGTTGCATTGCAGACAATCGGTTCAACTTACTTCCAGGCCATAGGGAAAGGAGGCAAGGCAATGTTGCTCAGTATGTCCAGGCAAATCCTGACGTTCATTCCTTTGATCCTTTTGCTTCCCAGGTTCCTGCAACTGGAAGGTATCTGGCTCTCTTTTCCTCTTTCAGACTTCCTCTCAGGCCTTCTCTCCATCATTCTGATGTCAGTAGATATGAAGAAGTTAGGAAAACAAAGGAATATCCCGCCATCTGGCATCGTTGGTAAGGTAATGGAAAAGGAATAAAAGTACATGGCCCCTATCAGGAGACAAAACACTATAGACAACTGTTTGTTCAACTGTGTAAAGCAATGGATATAAGAATTACTGCATATTAAGAGAAACATGCTGCAAGCACCTAGTGTCCTGCAGCATGTTTTATATTCCAATGACAGGATTTTACCCTAATACATACTGTTTTCTATCGGCTTTTATCCAAACAGGCAAGCTGGTCACAGGATATGTTTCACGGTACCACCGACCTTCTGATTCTACCGTACGCCTGTCCAAGGCATGGACCCAAACTCCCTGAGGCAGATAATATTCTACCGTTCCGTCATAGGTAAAAACAGGAGCAACAAGCACGTCCGGCCCCAGCATATACTGACGGTCAAGACCGGTACAGGTAGGATCTTCAGGATATTCCAACATCATTGCGCGAAGTACAGGAACGCCGGTTTCATGTGATTCGACTGCACATTGCATCAGATAATCTGTCATTTTACGTTTCAATGAAAGGAAAATCCGAGCAACCTCGCTCGCTTCTTCATCGATGCTCCAAGGCACACGATAGGAATTGCTGCCATGCAGGCGGCTATGTGAACTGAGCAAGCCGAATTGGAGCCATCGCTTGAACACCACAGGATCTGGCTTCCCTTCGAATCCACCGATATCATGGCTCCAGAAACCGAACCCACATAGACCAAGGCTCAATCCTCCTCTCAGAGATTCGGCCATCGCCTCAAAGGTAGATTCGCAGTCACCACCCCAGTGGACAGGAAACTGCTGGCATCCTACGGTAGCACTGCGCGCAAAGACACAGGCTTCACCCTTGCCTTTCTTTTGCTCCAGCAACTCAAATACCGTCTTGTTGTACAAGTAGGTATAGTAATTGTGCATCCGAGCAGGATCACTGCCATCACGGTAGACTACGTGTTTTGGAATTCGTTCTCCGAAATCCGTCTTGAAGCAATCAACACCAAGATCAACCAACTCAGCCAATTTTTGCTGATACCATCGGCATGCCTCAGGAACTGAGAAATCCACGATAGCCATTCCTGGTTGCCACATATCTGTCTGCCAGACATCGCCATTTTCCTTAGTAAGCAGATAGCCGTTCTTTTTACCTTCTTCAAAAAGCCGGGACCGTTGGGCAATATATGGATTGATCCAGAGACAGACCTTGATGCCCCTATCATGAATCCGTCTGATCAAGCCTTTAGGATCAGGGAACATAGCTGAATCGAACAGAAAATCCGTCCAGTGAAATGCCCGCATCCAAAAACAGTCAAAATGAAACACGGAAACAGGCAGATGACGCTTTTCCATACCATCGAGAAACCCCATGACGGTCTTTTCATCATAGTCAGTAGTAAACGAAGTCGAAAGCCAAAGACCGAACGACCATTCGGGAGGCTTTGTCGGTCGTCCGGTCAGCGCAGTATAGCGTTCAATGATATCCTTCGGTGTCTTTCCACCGATCATATAGTAGACAAGCCGTTCTCCTGCAACGCTGAATTGAATACGGGAAACCTTCTCACTTCCGATTTCAAACCCTACCTTATCGGGAGTGTCAACGAACACCCCATAGCCTGCATTGGTCAGATAGAACGGAATGTTCTTGTATGC from Spirochaetia bacterium harbors:
- the yicI gene encoding alpha-xylosidase translates to MRFNNGYWLLRKGVTAKFAVEAVEAERTDTSLTVYAASKAIRSRRDCNDVSMLTITYTAPCRDVIRVSVTHFAGTKECGPNFSVAADTSIKPEIAINNADVHFSSGNLSVALALCSSWNGHWSYAGQALTDIREKSTAYMDDAERGQFIKDELTLGVGECVYGLGERFGTFIKNGQSIDIDNQDGGTASEQAYKNIPFYLTNAGYGVFVDTPDKVGFEIGSEKVSRIQFSVAGERLVYYMIGGKTPKDIIERYTALTGRPTKPPEWSFGLWLSTSFTTDYDEKTVMGFLDGMEKRHLPVSVFHFDCFWMRAFHWTDFLFDSAMFPDPKGLIRRIHDRGIKVCLWINPYIAQRSRLFEEGKKNGYLLTKENGDVWQTDMWQPGMAIVDFSVPEACRWYQQKLAELVDLGVDCFKTDFGERIPKHVVYRDGSDPARMHNYYTYLYNKTVFELLEQKKGKGEACVFARSATVGCQQFPVHWGGDCESTFEAMAESLRGGLSLGLCGFGFWSHDIGGFEGKPDPVVFKRWLQFGLLSSHSRLHGSNSYRVPWSIDEEASEVARIFLSLKRKMTDYLMQCAVESHETGVPVLRAMMLEYPEDPTCTGLDRQYMLGPDVLVAPVFTYDGTVEYYLPQGVWVHALDRRTVESEGRWYRETYPVTSLPVWIKADRKQYVLG
- a CDS encoding MarR family transcriptional regulator translates to MEQIDKKSIHRLIYLFPKLKRNLNKFLLEDQDKRQGLSKLQTSAVLMLMFHGPSRMSLLQQRLAVPPSTLTSAIDCLEKKKLVRRIHSFEDKRVLMVELTAEGTEIGWKLRKENNEIFKQKITKLSAEEQDDFWQAIETLERLIKKIGE
- a CDS encoding MATE family efflux transporter, with translation MEQDKSSFLGTEDVKSLLWRLSLPAFIGMGSNALYNLVDTIFVGRGMGATGIAALSIAFPMQMLIGAFSLTFGVGGASLMSIRLGQGNEKAAKQIAGNSFVFGEIIAVLLLLCTYLFMDPILRILGASQQIAPYTQSYLSIIMIGGIPLTFSMITNNQLRAQGDAKDAMSTMLLGTFINIALDPIFIFGLKMGIRGAALATIISQFSSAALAVYFLVSAKKSLKLDKTSFIVKWENLTQTVSLGMATFIRQIGMSLVALVVNLSLARYGGDMSIAAYGMINRLTAFFTMPLMGIAQGLQPLAGYNFGAGKYDRMKKGVQYSIVATGTLALITMFLCIPFPTLMLRLFTNNSQLLALGGSASRIIFAAYLFVALQTIGSTYFQAIGKGGKAMLLSMSRQILTFIPLILLLPRFLQLEGIWLSFPLSDFLSGLLSIILMSVDMKKLGKQRNIPPSGIVGKVMEKE
- a CDS encoding divergent PAP2 family protein encodes the protein MENNLLHNAPFFSALVACLLAQLLKPLVLMATGEKFDRKMLTTTGGMPSSHTAGVIGLVTSVAMTNGIASSEFAISCVFAAIVIHDAMGIRQAAGKQAEVINEWSKLLSSLTDGTFTPANLKTMLGHSLPQVFFGAVLGLIVGFLLTFFWPFG
- a CDS encoding MFS transporter — its product is MELSRQRIDTVQLGTLMLLSVITELAINMVNLDFVYHFRTMFNMPAGLIGIAVGLAAISYCIACIALASFYERHRPRNVILVGLIGLVVVMLLIAWCTSLPLIWPLLVLYGFAQSMIWPSIEAWLSRGKEGKPLNQAISKFNFSWSLGAGIAPYVCTLLVERNTKLPFFTAAALFLSISIFLFVASIIVPQIRTFDSEKVYVGKAAMQDRSTILRYFCWVGVFVGYVALTGVQTVFPLYAGEVLGWTESTTGILLLIRGIVSCAVFMLLGQTEFWHFKFRYIILSQMAIAGLLLVFNGVTSFGLLIVFFFLLGIFYAFLYVESIFHGASGSVNRSRRMVIHEVVLNIGIIVGGALGGDFYDRFDYPSMMLIFSAILAIVCMVQLVIFLLKRKKKV